The Loxodonta africana isolate mLoxAfr1 chromosome 12, mLoxAfr1.hap2, whole genome shotgun sequence genome segment GGAGATGGCGGTGGGGGTCTCACAGAGGACAGCAGCGCCCGGAGACCCCCAGCCAAGCCTCAGAGACACCCCAGCACCAAGCTCAGCATGGTGGGGTCAGGGGCAGAGATGccccccaccaaaaaagcagGTGAGCCACCCCCCTTCTCAGGTGGAGCTGGGAACTGGGAGGATCCATTCCAGGCCAGGGGAGGCCTGCCAGGGAGGGTTCATTCAGGAAAGAACCAAGGAAGTGGAAGGTTCTATTCTCAGAGGGTGGGCCTGAGATGAACCATTCAAGGGCAGGGAAAACTGCCTGAAAAGTCCATTCTTGGGAAAGGGGTGGTCTTGGAGGGACTCGAGGTTGGGAGAGAATTTAGGGTGTGAGTTGTTGATTCTGGGGAGTTCCTTAGAAGGACGGAGGGCTGACTGGTAGAAAAGAAACCTATAAGGGCTGAAAGTTGAGGagtgaggaaaaatgaagagacAGATATGTCCTTACAGATGAGTCAAGAGGTTAAGAAGAGTCCCCCCTTTTCCTTCCCCTACTAAAAGCttgatttattttctcttttccatcctGTCTAGGCTCACAGAAGCTGACCCCAGAGAGCCGAGAATCTAGCCGGAAGGTTCCTCCACAGAAGCCCAGGCGaagtcccaacacccagctctctGTTTCCTTCTATGAGTCCTGCCCTCCAGCCCCTTCTCCTCGAGGAGGGAACCTACCCTTCCAGCGCCTCAGTAGGGGGTCACACGTAACAGGGGACCTTGATGTGGGTGCCCAGGAAGAAGAGCCCGTGTACATTGAGATGGTGGGGGATGTCTTCAGGGGAGGAGGAAGAAGTGGAGGATGTCTGACTGGGCCCCCTCTTGGGGGTGGAGGCCCAACCCCTCCAGCTGGCCCCGACTCAGACTCTGAAGAGAGTGAGGCCATATATGAGGAGATGAAATACCCGCTGCCGGAGGAGGCAGGAGAAGGCCGGGCCAATGGGCCCCCCCCACTGACAGCAACCTCCCCACCACACCAGCCTCCTGTCCTTCAGTCCCATGCCCACCGCCGTCCAGCTTCAGCCCTCCCGAGCCGGAGGGATGGAACACCCACCAAGACCACTCCTTGTGAAATCCCCCCACCTTTCCCCAACCTCCTTCAGCACCGCCCTCCACTCCTGGCCTTCCCCCAAGCCAAGTCTGCTTCCCGAACCCCTGGCGATGGGGTCTCAAGGCTACCGGTCCTCTGCCACTCCAAGGAGCCAGCTGGCTCCACCCCAGCTCCCCAAGTGCCTGCACGGGAGCGGGAGACGCCTCCCCCACTGCCTCTGCCTCCTGCTGCCAACCTGCTGCTGCTGGGACCGTCGGGCAGGGCCCGGAGCCACTCGACACCTTTGCCACCCCAGGGCTCTGGCCAGCCCCGGGGTGAGCGGGAGCTCCCCAACTCCCACAGCATGATCTGCCCCAAGGCGGCGGGGGCGCCGGCAGCCCCCCCTGCCCCGGCCGCCTTGCTTCCTGGGCCGCCCAAGGACAAGGCCGTGTCTTACACCATGGTGTACTCGGCAGTCAAGGTGACCACGCACTCTGTCCTGCCAGCCGGTCCGCCCCTGGGTGCTGGGGAACCAAAGACTGAGAAGGAGATCTCAGTTCTCCATGGGATGCTGTGCACCAGCTCGAGGCCTCCTCCCATGCCAGGGAAGTCCAGCTCCCACAGCAGTGCCATGGGGGCAGCAGCTGGGGTCCTCCACCACCGAGGTTGCCTGGCCTCTCCCCACAGCCTTCCAGACCCAACTGCAGGCCCTTTGACCCCCCTCTGGACCTACCCAGCTGCAGTAGCTGGGCTCAAGAGACCCCCTGCCTATGAGAGCCTCAAGGCTGGGGGGGTGCTGAATAAGGGCTGTGGAGTGGGGGCCCCGTCCCCCATGGTCAAGATCCAGCTGCAGGAGCAAGGGCCCGATGGGGGTGCCTTCGCCAGCATCTCCTGTGCCCACGTCATCACCAGTGCAGGGACaccagaggaggaagaagaggaggagatgGGTGCCACCACATTTGGGGCAAGCTGGGCTCTGCAGAGGAAGGTCCTGTATGGAGGGAGGAAGGCAAAGGAGCTGGACAGTGAGTGAGGGGTGGCGAGTGGCTGCGGGAGCTGGGGGCTCAGTTAGAGGGGTATTGGTGATGGTTTGGGGGAGTTGTTGGCAGAGTCACTTGGAAGCCACAGCCCATTGTCCTCAATGGGGAAGTTTTCTGGGAAACCAGAGATGAGGGTGGGCAGGAAGTCTAGCGGCATGGGGTGGGGGTAGTATCCTCCTAACTGTCCTGCTCTactccctgcccctcccttccCTGGGCTGCAGGGGTGTGTTTGTGAGTGTGCGCACACTAGGAGCCAAACACAGCTGCCTCCCAGCAGTTACCATGACAACCTATCCAGACAGGAGGGAGAAGAGCGGCAGGCCCCTACTGTTGCCTGGCAACGCAATGCTCTGCCAGGCCTGCTCTGGAGATGATCTTAGCTCACAGGCAACTCTTCTCCCAGTGGCCCCCCTACCCAACTAGGGCCCAGGATTTGGGATTCTCGCCCTCCTGAGGAACAGCACCCCTAGTCTCAGTTTCAGGGGGGTGCTCATTCTGGCTCTATCTGGGGCTACAGGGGCTCTGAAGCTAAAGCTGGGGCAGGGGAGACTCTTCTGACCAGGAAAAACAGTTTAGAAGCAGCAAATATATGTGACTCTCAGCCTCACAGGAATGGTACCAATGGGTAGAAAAGAAGGTGGCAGTaccaggttgtgtgtgtgtgtgtctgtgtgtgcgtgcgtgcgtgcgtgcgtgcagTAGGGTCCCACCCATCCACGCTGTGGCTTTCAAATGGGCAGGTCGTTCTGGTCTGTCCGTGGTGTAGTATGTGTGGCTGGGGGCACAGCAGGATCCCTTCCATATACAGGCACTCAGCCCTCCTTGTCATCTCAGCAGAAGCCGAGGAGGGTGCCCGGGCCTGGAACGGCAGTGTGGAGGGTCCAGGCAAGGTGGAGCGTGAGGACAGGAGCCCTGTGGCATCAGGGATCCCAGTGAGGAGCCAGGGGGCAGAGGGCCTGATGGCCAGGATCTACCATGGAGGGGACCGAGGAGGGAGCCGCACAGCGCTGCCCATACCCTGCCAGACCTTCCCCGCCTGCCACCGCAATGGAGGTGACACCCTTCCTGAAGACGCACGGATGGGGCTGGCTTGGGAGGATCCCCGAGGGTCCAGTCCTTGGACTTACTATATGCCCTGTACAAAAGCATGTCCTAGGCCCCGAATCTTAATACCACATCTGCATCCCCTTTCCTTCTCTGGTGAGGTGGGGCCCAGCTGGGGCGGGGCTCCCCTCAGGGAGCTGGGGGGAGGGGAAACCTGGAGCCCCTTCactcctctctcctccttctcGCCCCAGACTTCGCGGGAGGCTACCGCCTGGGGCGCTCTGCCTCCACCTCTGGAGTCCGGCAGGCCGTGCTCCATACACCCCGGCCCTGCAGCCAGCCCAGGGACGCCCCGAGCCaggtgaggaggaagaggagaaagtttggtttttcttttatttgggaAGGAGCAGT includes the following:
- the NYAP1 gene encoding neuronal tyrosine-phosphorylated phosphoinositide-3-kinase adapter 1 isoform X1 — protein: MNLLYRKTKLEWRQHKEEEAKRSSSKEVGPAGPAGPGTGPGPGVRVRDIASLRRSLRMGFMTMPASQEHTPHPCRSAMAPRSLSCHSVGSMDSVGGGPGDGGGGLTEDSSARRPPAKPQRHPSTKLSMVGSGAEMPPTKKAGSQKLTPESRESSRKVPPQKPRRSPNTQLSVSFYESCPPAPSPRGGNLPFQRLSRGSHVTGDLDVGAQEEEPVYIEMVGDVFRGGGRSGGCLTGPPLGGGGPTPPAGPDSDSEESEAIYEEMKYPLPEEAGEGRANGPPPLTATSPPHQPPVLQSHAHRRPASALPSRRDGTPTKTTPCEIPPPFPNLLQHRPPLLAFPQAKSASRTPGDGVSRLPVLCHSKEPAGSTPAPQVPARERETPPPLPLPPAANLLLLGPSGRARSHSTPLPPQGSGQPRGERELPNSHSMICPKAAGAPAAPPAPAALLPGPPKDKAVSYTMVYSAVKVTTHSVLPAGPPLGAGEPKTEKEISVLHGMLCTSSRPPPMPGKSSSHSSAMGAAAGVLHHRGCLASPHSLPDPTAGPLTPLWTYPAAVAGLKRPPAYESLKAGGVLNKGCGVGAPSPMVKIQLQEQGPDGGAFASISCAHVITSAGTPEEEEEEEMGATTFGASWALQRKVLYGGRKAKELDTEAEEGARAWNGSVEGPGKVEREDRSPVASGIPVRSQGAEGLMARIYHGGDRGGSRTALPIPCQTFPACHRNGGDTLPEDARMGLAWEDPRGSSPWTYYMPCTKACPRPRILIPHLHPLSFSDFAGGYRLGRSASTSGVRQAVLHTPRPCSQPRDAPSQTPPALPLPLPLPLPLPPQPARERDGKLLEVIERKRCVCKEIKARHRPDRGLCKQESMPILPSWRRGPEPRKSGTPPCRRQHTVLWDTAI
- the NYAP1 gene encoding neuronal tyrosine-phosphorylated phosphoinositide-3-kinase adapter 1 isoform X3, coding for MNLLYRKTKLEWRQHKEEEAKRSSSKEVGPAGPAGPGTGPGPGVRVRDIASLRRSLRMGFMTMPASQEHTPHPCRSAMAPRSLSCHSVGSMDSVGGGPGDGGGGLTEDSSARRPPAKPQRHPSTKLSMVGSGAEMPPTKKAGSQKLTPESRESSRKVPPQKPRRSPNTQLSVSFYESCPPAPSPRGGNLPFQRLSRGSHVTGDLDVGAQEEEPVYIEMVGDVFRGGGRSGGCLTGPPLGGGGPTPPAGPDSDSEESEAIYEEMKYPLPEEAGEGRANGPPPLTATSPPHQPPVLQSHAHRRPASALPSRRDGTPTKTTPCEIPPPFPNLLQHRPPLLAFPQAKSASRTPGDGVSRLPVLCHSKEPAGSTPAPQVPARERETPPPLPLPPAANLLLLGPSGRARSHSTPLPPQGSGQPRGERELPNSHSMICPKAAGAPAAPPAPAALLPGPPKDKAVSYTMVYSAVKVTTHSVLPAGPPLGAGEPKTEKEISVLHGMLCTSSRPPPMPGKSSSHSSAMGAAAGVLHHRGCLASPHSLPDPTAGPLTPLWTYPAAVAGLKRPPAYESLKAGGVLNKGCGVGAPSPMVKIQLQEQGPDGGAFASISCAHVITSAGTPEEEEEEEMGATTFGASWALQRKVLYGGRKAKELDTEAEEGARAWNGSVEGPGKVEREDRSPVASGIPVRSQGAEGLMARIYHGGDRGGSRTALPIPCQTFPACHRNGDFAGGYRLGRSASTSGVRQAVLHTPRPCSQPRDAPSQTPPALPLPLPLPLPLPPQPARERDGKLLEVIERKRCVCKEIKARHRPDRGLCKQESMPILPSWRRGPEPRKSGTPPCRRQHTVLWDTAI
- the NYAP1 gene encoding neuronal tyrosine-phosphorylated phosphoinositide-3-kinase adapter 1 isoform X2, which produces MNLLYRKTKLEWRQHKEEEAKRSSSKEVGPAGPAGPGTGPGPGVRVRDIASLRRSLRMGFMTMPASQEHTPHPCRSAMAPRSLSCHSVGSMDSVGGGPGDGGGGLTEDSSARRPPAKPQRHPSTKLSMVGSGAEMPPTKKAGSQKLTPESRESSRKVPPQKPRRSPNTQLSVSFYESCPPAPSPRGGNLPFQRLSRGSHVTGDLDVGAQEEEPVYIEMVGDVFRGGGRSGGCLTGPPLGGGGPTPPAGPDSDSEESEAIYEEMKYPLPEEAGEGRANGPPPLTATSPPHQPPVLQSHAHRRPASALPSRRDGTPTKTTPCEIPPPFPNLLQHRPPLLAFPQAKSASRTPGDGVSRLPVLCHSKEPAGSTPAPQVPARERETPPPLPLPPAANLLLLGPSGRARSHSTPLPPQGSGQPRGERELPNSHSMICPKAAGAPAAPPAPAALLPGPPKDKAVSYTMVYSAVKVTTHSVLPAGPPLGAGEPKTEKEISVLHGMLCTSSRPPPMPGKSSSHSSAMGAAAGVLHHRGCLASPHSLPDPTAGPLTPLWTYPAAVAGLKRPPAYESLKAGGVLNKGCGVGAPSPMVKIQLQEQGPDGGAFASISCAHVITSAGTPEEEEEEEMGATTFGASWALQRKVLYGGRKAKELDKAEEGARAWNGSVEGPGKVEREDRSPVASGIPVRSQGAEGLMARIYHGGDRGGSRTALPIPCQTFPACHRNGGDTLPEDARMGLAWEDPRGSSPWTYYMPCTKACPRPRILIPHLHPLSFSDFAGGYRLGRSASTSGVRQAVLHTPRPCSQPRDAPSQTPPALPLPLPLPLPLPPQPARERDGKLLEVIERKRCVCKEIKARHRPDRGLCKQESMPILPSWRRGPEPRKSGTPPCRRQHTVLWDTAI
- the NYAP1 gene encoding neuronal tyrosine-phosphorylated phosphoinositide-3-kinase adapter 1 isoform X4, which produces MNLLYRKTKLEWRQHKEEEAKRSSSKEVGPAGPAGPGTGPGPGVRVRDIASLRRSLRMGFMTMPASQEHTPHPCRSAMAPRSLSCHSVGSMDSVGGGPGDGGGGLTEDSSARRPPAKPQRHPSTKLSMVGSGAEMPPTKKAGSQKLTPESRESSRKVPPQKPRRSPNTQLSVSFYESCPPAPSPRGGNLPFQRLSRGSHVTGDLDVGAQEEEPVYIEMVGDVFRGGGRSGGCLTGPPLGGGGPTPPAGPDSDSEESEAIYEEMKYPLPEEAGEGRANGPPPLTATSPPHQPPVLQSHAHRRPASALPSRRDGTPTKTTPCEIPPPFPNLLQHRPPLLAFPQAKSASRTPGDGVSRLPVLCHSKEPAGSTPAPQVPARERETPPPLPLPPAANLLLLGPSGRARSHSTPLPPQGSGQPRGERELPNSHSMICPKAAGAPAAPPAPAALLPGPPKDKAVSYTMVYSAVKVTTHSVLPAGPPLGAGEPKTEKEISVLHGMLCTSSRPPPMPGKSSSHSSAMGAAAGVLHHRGCLASPHSLPDPTAGPLTPLWTYPAAVAGLKRPPAYESLKAGGVLNKGCGVGAPSPMVKIQLQEQGPDGGAFASISCAHVITSAGTPEEEEEEEMGATTFGASWALQRKVLYGGRKAKELDKAEEGARAWNGSVEGPGKVEREDRSPVASGIPVRSQGAEGLMARIYHGGDRGGSRTALPIPCQTFPACHRNGDFAGGYRLGRSASTSGVRQAVLHTPRPCSQPRDAPSQTPPALPLPLPLPLPLPPQPARERDGKLLEVIERKRCVCKEIKARHRPDRGLCKQESMPILPSWRRGPEPRKSGTPPCRRQHTVLWDTAI
- the NYAP1 gene encoding neuronal tyrosine-phosphorylated phosphoinositide-3-kinase adapter 1 isoform X5 — its product is MNLLYRKTKLEWRQHKEEEAKRSSSKEVGPAGPAGPGTGPGPGVRVRDIASLRRSLRMGFMTMPASQEHTPHPCRSAMAPRSLSCHSVGSMDSVGGGPGDGGGGLTEDSSARRPPAKPQRHPSTKLSMVGSGAEMPPTKKAGSQKLTPESRESSRKVPPQKPRRSPNTQLSVSFYESCPPAPSPRGGNLPFQRLSRGSHVTGDLDVGAQEEEPVYIEMVGDVFRGGGRSGGCLTGPPLGGGGPTPPAGPDSDSEESEAIYEEMKYPLPEEAGEGRANGPPPLTATSPPHQPPVLQSHAHRRPASALPSRRDGTPTKTTPCEIPPPFPNLLQHRPPLLAFPQAKSASRTPGDGVSRLPVLCHSKEPAGSTPAPQVPARERETPPPLPLPPAANLLLLGPSGRARSHSTPLPPQGSGQPRGERELPNSHSMICPKAAGAPAAPPAPAALLPGPPKDKAVSYTMVYSAVKVTTHSVLPAGPPLGAGEPKTEKEISVLHGMLCTSSRPPPMPGKSSSHSSAMGAAAGVLHHRGCLASPHSLPDPTAGPLTPLWTYPAAVAGLKRPPAYESLKAGGVLNKGCGVGAPSPMVKIQLQEQGPDGGAFASISCAHVITSAGTPEEEEEEEMGATTFGASWALQRKVLYGGRKAKELDSTQPSLSSQQKPRRVPGPGTAVWRVQARWSVRTGALWHQGSQ